A single genomic interval of Malania oleifera isolate guangnan ecotype guangnan chromosome 13, ASM2987363v1, whole genome shotgun sequence harbors:
- the LOC131146682 gene encoding uncharacterized protein LOC131146682 isoform X3 translates to MFGQGNYGSQFGQGPQTPVPPFQHHLPAPPLPPPPPPPQPPFQQGLPAAPSPPAIQQAPTAVPSVVQRGPPLYHHSPLPHPPAVQQGPPPQIPPSGLVNAGPTYLHPSQYSSHIGTTNVHQMPPPSLAHPTGPPVAGSSHPEMLQGPPPPRVLPPPPSQGLTFHRMPGYPPPAGVMPGIQHMPPPAPPPPTSSFFSPAPFGSIVHPTHRDSHIPSVAPPPPPLLPPPLPPPPPPPSSPPPLPPSPPPSTSPPVSSRTTTSTSVLSASEFPDSGPSSNKFCVSEVVVSKSMADDHLNCGGGPSHVGGTAVEDGLSSRNSMVLDLPPPPPKPAEGQIVQKMEVLCEFIAKHGPGFEDMACEKESGNPEFKFLFGGEPGSEAAIAHEYFLWMKRKCNLECKCPEGQDHSNSLSIPYYEFSMQASRMMDAGVSHSPADSDMDMEDDIIHPDKNQGVYDSFEDQNHESVFIHDNNDVKEPLHAYQTPAECRPTKDVLCEPENFTDQDYMTTGMSFSSVDGVVVNSVQAAECPLDSYVGKSATPILDDLSPSNGATAAAGVKSETFNSPPIKGGSPFRLLQDYASDDSSDNDDGPCLEDVSSQIVSPSVATNGAASLQKDLGCKIETGSGSKSSTGTERGLELFPDSVVATSHTMSFEALKNSPESQSNVEENVIPSTESEKANENDNCKNQEPVVGAYHEAHQKKDALGGDLDVAAESLKSEEEDIKGASSLLKVDEFGRLVKEGANDSDSDDSRYISKHGKRGRSWSRSRSRSRSRSRSRSRSRSPQDRRRRRRRSPWRRKDKRSRSPSWSPKKRRSRSRSPVFRGGGELGSDKTRWNKGQVPGCFDFLRGRCYRGDSCRFLHQHDFDRNDGLRRFRSKEQHLEVPSGSKNSGFHRDSNKGSFQEHDEVKSEEMQCLKEMPGSSWVSPKDGIVDDKREESFDLDQNGRLLGADVGKSDNSREAAAEVPGTEEFQDEPEKSVGHLPRMEENHQEPMDILQSLVVEGSQCVTDADTMKSPGDTAQHIISSVNSTAAHQAQANLSAQLLQNADNQPQQMEVSSISDFLPNQTSRGFPNQFPTSEPFPSFSYRHSQQLPPPPPLPPPPPLPPQLSQSVAASHGPQPARHYSMMPSTVSFPFPSVPGKNLHSSWTSLPPPPPPPLPLPQRPPYANDLTVNAAAAMPVAPLQFQQNHLPPRNEFVSQNFGRPYSTELPIHSQVAELAHRAYPSMQEPHRLPLHVEDVNAKHIPHSNPLSLPFVGPSHMIDDQFSQYPVQGLIPSSSFAGSSLQSQTVPFSKESPGKKMQSFPGENLPPGELFKSAAERHSYSQQQQSPFGLHPAADSVSVHVGVASRYRSDLEKNQLSQIPDFGGSRFSAHYNPYASTFEQPLDSKFSSNAFKQEKDPLYSNKFDSHNVHLDGRGVGSFISRQMTSPPTSARVSGQVLPRSGGDQYDPLFDSIEPSSNALRKFDHAQKRESTNESDVMLRFSDSHKPLDVEEDNEQEVGAVAGTVSPENDEYGETADAEVGAVENGSPSNPIDLANTAAGEIEIDQIKSPGKSKKSKDSRSMKLFKVALANFVKEVLKPSWRQGNMSKEAFKTIVKKTVDKVSGAMKNHQIPKSQAKINHYIDSSQRKLTKLVMVRSFFPCLSVFGWECRIGIFEEKSH, encoded by the exons ATGTTTGGTCAAGGCAATTATGGTTCTCAGTTTGGACAGGGTCCTCAAACACCTGTGCCCCCTTTCCAGCATCACCTTCCAGCTCCTCCACTGCCACCTCCACCACCGCCGCCGCAGCCTCCATTCCAACAAGGCCTTCCAGCAGCTCCATCCCCTCCTGCAATTCAGCAAGCTCCTACAGCTGTTCCTTCGGTAGTTCAGCGGGGCCCTCCTTTGTATCACCATAGTCCTCTCCCCCATCCGCCTGCAGTTCAGCAAGGTCCACCCCCTCAAATTCCACCATCTGGACTGGTCAATGCAGGTCCAACTTACTTACATCCATCCCAATATTCTTCACATATAGGAACCACGAATGTGCATCAGATGCCTCCCCCTTCACTTGCTCATCCTACTGGTCCTCCTGTTGCTGGCTCTTCTCACCCGGAAATGTTACAGGGCCCACCGCCTCCTAGAGTGCTACCTCCCCCTCCTTCACAAGGACTAACCTTCCACAGAATGCCAGGTTATCCGCCGCCGGCTGGTGTTATGCCGGGCATTCAACATATGCCCCCACCTGCACCTCCCCCACCCACTTCTAGTTTTTTCTCTCCAGCTCCATTTGGATCTATTGTACATCCAACGCATCGAGATTCTCATATACCTTCTGTGGCTCCCCCACCACCGCCACTGCTACCTCCACCTCTCCCTCCACCTCCACCACCACCCTCTTCTCCGCCACCACTTCCGCCTTCTCCACCACCCTCAACCTCTCCCCCAGTTTCCTCAAGAACAACAACTTCAACTTCTGTTCTTTCTGCTTCTGAGTTCCCTGATTCTGGTCCTAGTTCCAACAAATTTTGTGTCTCCGAGGTGGTGGTTTCCAAGTCTATGGCTGATGACCATCTGAACTGTGGTGGTGGACCTAGCCATGTGGGGGGTACTGCAGTGGAAGATGGTCTATCATCCAGGAACAGTATGGTATTGGACCTTCCTCCACCTCCTCCAAAGCCAGCGGAGGGACAAATTGTTCAAAAGATGGAAGTTTTATGTGAGTTTATAGCCAAGCATGGTCCTGGTTTTGAAGATATGGCTTGTGAAAAGGAGTCTGGGAATCCAgagtttaaatttttgtttggtGGTGAGCCAGGAAGTGAAGCTGCAATTGCACATGAATATTTTTTGTGGATGAAAAGGAAATGCAATTTGGAATGCAAATGTCCTGAAGGGCAGGATCATAGTAATTCACTTTCAATTCCTTATTATGAGTTTTCAATGCAAGCCAGTAGGATGATGGATGCAGGTGTATCCCATTCGCCAGCTGATTCTGACATGGACATGGAAG ATGACATCATCCATCCTGACAAAAACCAGGGGGTTTATGACTCATTCGAGGATCAAAATCATGAATCTGTTTTTATCCATGACAATAATGATGTAAAAGAGCCATTGCATGCATATCAGACTCCAGCAGAATGCCGTCCAACCAAGGATGTGTTATGTG AGCCAGAAAATTTTACGGATCAGGATTACATGACCACTGGAATGTCATTTTCCAGTGTAGATGGTGTAGTTGTGAATTCCGTTCAAGCTGCTGAATGCCCCTTAGACAGCTACGTCGGGAAATCTGCTACTCCTATCCTTGATGATTTAAGTCCATCTAATGGTGCAACTGCTGCTGCAGGTGTCAAGTCTGAAACATTTAACAGTCCACCTATCAAAGGAGGCAGCCCATTTAGACTTTTACAGGATTATGCTTCTGATGACAGTTCAGACAATGACGATGGCCCTTGTCTTGAAGACGTAAGCTCTCAAATAGTTTCACCGTCAGTAGCTACAAATGGTGCTGCAAGTTTACAGAAAGATTTGGGGTGTAAAATTGAAACAGGTTCTGGATCCAAGAGTTCTACTGGGACTGAAAGGGGGCTTGAGCTGTTCCCTGACTCTGTTGTGGCAACTTCCCATACCATGTCGTTTGAAGCTCTGAAAAATTCTCCAGAATCACAAAGCAATGTTGAGGAAAATGTTATTCCATCTACTGAAAGTGAAAAAGCTAATGAAAATGATAACTGCAAAAATCAAGAACCTGTTGTTGGTGCTTATCATGAGGCTCATCAGAAAAAGGATGCCTTGGGAGGTGATCTTGATGTTGCTGCTGAGAGTCTTAAGTCTGAAGAGGAAGACATTAAGGGCGCCTCAAGTTTGTTGAAAGTTGATGAGTTTGGGAGATTGGTCAAAGAAGGTGCTAATGACAGTGATTCTGATGATTCACGGTATATTAGTAAGCATGGTAAAAGAGGCCGAAGTTGGAGCCGGAGCCGGAGCCGGAGCCGGAGCCGGAGCCGGAGCCGGAGCCGGAGCAGATCTCCTCAAgataggaggaggaggaggaggaggagtcCATGGCGAAGAAAGGATAAGCGAAGTCGATCTCCCAG CTGGTCTCCCAAGAAACGAAGAAGCAGGAGCAGATCACCTGTTTTTCGGGGCGGTGGTGAGTTAGGTAGTGACAAAACAAGATGGAACAAAGGACAGGTTCCAGGCTGTTTTGATTTCTTACGAGGCAGGTGCTACCGTGGTGATTCATGTCGGTTTCTGCaccagcatgattttgacaggaATGATGGATTGAGGCGATTTAGAAGCAAAGAGCAGCATCTGGAAGTCCCTTCTGGTTCAAAGAATTCTGGTTTCCATAGAGATTCTAACAAAGGATCTTTCCAAGAGCATGATGAAGTTAAGAGCGAAGAGATGCAATGCCTTAAAGAAATGCCTGGTAGTAGCTGGGTTTCACCAAAAGATGGGATTGTTGATGATAAAAGAGAGGAGTCATTTGATTTAGATCAAAATGGTCGATTATTAGGTGCTGATGTTGGTAAATCTGACAATTCTAGAGAGGCTGCTGCCGAAGTGCCGGGAACAGAAGAATTTCAGGATGAGCCTGAGAAATCTGTTGGTCACCTCCCTCGTATGGAGGAGAATCACCAGGAACCAATGGACATCCTGCAGTCACTTGTAGTTGAGGGCTCGCAATGTGTAACTGATGCTGATACCATGAAATCTCCTGGTGATACTGCTCAACACATAATTTCTTCTGTTAACAGTACTGCAGCTCATCAAGCTCAAGCCAATCTCTCTGCTCAGTTGCTTCAGAATGCTGATAATCAACCACAGCAAATGGAGGTTTCTTCTATTTCAGATTTTTTACCCAATCAAACATCAAGAGGTTTCCCAAATCAGTTTCCAACCAGTGAACCTTTTCCGA GTTTTTCATATCGTCATTCCCAACAGCTCCCTCCTCCCCCGCCTCTCCCTCCCCCACCTCCTCTCCCTCCCCAGCTTTCACAAAGTGTTGCTGCCTCACATGGGCCTCAGCCAGCAAGACATTATAGCATGATGCCATCGACTGTGAGCTTCCCATTTCCATCTGTTCCTGGGAAAAATCTTCATTCATCTTGGACTTCCCTGCCGCCGCCGCCGCCACCACCACTACCGCTGCCACAACGACCACCATATGCTAATGATCTAACTGTAAATGCAGCAGCTGCCATGCCTGTTGCTCCTTTACAGTTTCAGCAGAATCACCTACCTCCAAGGAATGAATTTGTTTCCCAGAATTTTGGGAGGCCTTATTCAACTGAACTGCCCATTCACTCTCAGGTTGCTGAGCTGGCTCATCGAGCATATCCCTCAATGCAGGAGCCTCATCGACTTCCTTTGCATGTGGAGGATGTCAATGCAAAGCATATACCACATAGTAACCCATTGAGTCTACCATTTGTTGGTCCAAGTCATATGATAGATGATCAATTTTCGCAATATCCTGTACAAGGTTTAATTCCTTCAAGTTCTTTTGCTGGGAGCAGTTTGCAATCTCAAACCGTGCCTTTTTCAAAGGAATCACCTGGAAAGAAAATGCAATCTTTTCCTGGTGAAAATTTGCCTCCAGGTGAACTTTTTAAGTCAGCTGCTGAGCGCCATTCTTATTCGCAGCAGCAACAATCACCTTTTGGTCTGCACCCTGCTGCTGATAGTGTTTCTGTACATGTTGGTGTGGCCTCAAGATATCGATCAGATCTGGAAAAAAATCAGCTATCTCAGATACCTGATTTTGGGGGATCAAGATTTTCTGCTCACTATAATCCTTATGCATCAACTTTTGAGCAGCCATTGGACTCAAAATTCAGTTCTAATGCTTTTAAGCAAGAAAAGGACCCACTTTACAGTAATAAATTCGACAGCCACAATGTTCATCTTGATGGCCGAGGTGTTGGCAGTTTCATATCAAGACAGATGACTTCACCACCAACTTCTGCTAGGGTCAGTGGGCAGGTCCTGCCAAGATCAGGAGGTGATCAGTATGATCCACTTTTTGATAGCATTGAGCCATCTTCAAATGCACTAAGGAAATTTGACCATGCTCAAAAGCGGGAGTCTACGAATGAATCGGATGTCATGTTAAGGTTTAGTGACTCCCATAAGCCATTGGATGTGGAAGAGGACAATGAGCAGGAGGTTGGAGCTGTTGCAGGCACAGTGTCTCCTGAAAATGATGAATATGGTGAGACAGCAGATGCAGAGGTGGGTGCTGTGGAGAATGGAAGCCCAAGCAATCCAATTGATTTGGCTAACACGGCAGCTGGAGAGATTGAGATTGATCAGATTAAGTCTCCAGGGAAGAGCAAGAAAAGCAAGGATTCAAGATCAATGAAGCTTTTTAAAGTTGCCCTTGCGAATTTTGTGAAGGAAGTTCTGAAACCGTCATGGCGACAGGGTAATATGAGCAAGGAAGCATTTAAGACCATTGTCAAGAAGACTGTTGATAAGGTGTCTGGAGCTATGAAGAACCACCAGATACCCAAATCTCAGGCAAAGATAAATCACTACATTGATTCATCACAACGGAAACTTACTAAACTTGTTATGGTAAGATCTTTTTTTCCTTGTCTTTCTGTTTTTGGGTGGGAATGTAGGATTGGAATTTTCGAAGAAAAATCTCATTGA
- the LOC131146682 gene encoding uncharacterized protein LOC131146682 isoform X1, with amino-acid sequence MFGQGNYGSQFGQGPQTPVPPFQHHLPAPPLPPPPPPPQPPFQQGLPAAPSPPAIQQAPTAVPSVVQRGPPLYHHSPLPHPPAVQQGPPPQIPPSGLVNAGPTYLHPSQYSSHIGTTNVHQMPPPSLAHPTGPPVAGSSHPEMLQGPPPPRVLPPPPSQGLTFHRMPGYPPPAGVMPGIQHMPPPAPPPPTSSFFSPAPFGSIVHPTHRDSHIPSVAPPPPPLLPPPLPPPPPPPSSPPPLPPSPPPSTSPPVSSRTTTSTSVLSASEFPDSGPSSNKFCVSEVVVSKSMADDHLNCGGGPSHVGGTAVEDGLSSRNSMVLDLPPPPPKPAEGQIVQKMEVLCEFIAKHGPGFEDMACEKESGNPEFKFLFGGEPGSEAAIAHEYFLWMKRKCNLECKCPEGQDHSNSLSIPYYEFSMQASRMMDAGVSHSPADSDMDMEDDIIHPDKNQGVYDSFEDQNHESVFIHDNNDVKEPLHAYQTPAECRPTKDVLCGKVSYSGSGGLEEHGKEPENFTDQDYMTTGMSFSSVDGVVVNSVQAAECPLDSYVGKSATPILDDLSPSNGATAAAGVKSETFNSPPIKGGSPFRLLQDYASDDSSDNDDGPCLEDVSSQIVSPSVATNGAASLQKDLGCKIETGSGSKSSTGTERGLELFPDSVVATSHTMSFEALKNSPESQSNVEENVIPSTESEKANENDNCKNQEPVVGAYHEAHQKKDALGGDLDVAAESLKSEEEDIKGASSLLKVDEFGRLVKEGANDSDSDDSRYISKHGKRGRSWSRSRSRSRSRSRSRSRSRSPQDRRRRRRRSPWRRKDKRSRSPSWSPKKRRSRSRSPVFRGGGELGSDKTRWNKGQVPGCFDFLRGRCYRGDSCRFLHQHDFDRNDGLRRFRSKEQHLEVPSGSKNSGFHRDSNKGSFQEHDEVKSEEMQCLKEMPGSSWVSPKDGIVDDKREESFDLDQNGRLLGADVGKSDNSREAAAEVPGTEEFQDEPEKSVGHLPRMEENHQEPMDILQSLVVEGSQCVTDADTMKSPGDTAQHIISSVNSTAAHQAQANLSAQLLQNADNQPQQMEVSSISDFLPNQTSRGFPNQFPTSEPFPSFSYRHSQQLPPPPPLPPPPPLPPQLSQSVAASHGPQPARHYSMMPSTVSFPFPSVPGKNLHSSWTSLPPPPPPPLPLPQRPPYANDLTVNAAAAMPVAPLQFQQNHLPPRNEFVSQNFGRPYSTELPIHSQVAELAHRAYPSMQEPHRLPLHVEDVNAKHIPHSNPLSLPFVGPSHMIDDQFSQYPVQGLIPSSSFAGSSLQSQTVPFSKESPGKKMQSFPGENLPPGELFKSAAERHSYSQQQQSPFGLHPAADSVSVHVGVASRYRSDLEKNQLSQIPDFGGSRFSAHYNPYASTFEQPLDSKFSSNAFKQEKDPLYSNKFDSHNVHLDGRGVGSFISRQMTSPPTSARVSGQVLPRSGGDQYDPLFDSIEPSSNALRKFDHAQKRESTNESDVMLRFSDSHKPLDVEEDNEQEVGAVAGTVSPENDEYGETADAEVGAVENGSPSNPIDLANTAAGEIEIDQIKSPGKSKKSKDSRSMKLFKVALANFVKEVLKPSWRQGNMSKEAFKTIVKKTVDKVSGAMKNHQIPKSQAKINHYIDSSQRKLTKLVMVRSFFPCLSVFGWECRIGIFEEKSH; translated from the exons ATGTTTGGTCAAGGCAATTATGGTTCTCAGTTTGGACAGGGTCCTCAAACACCTGTGCCCCCTTTCCAGCATCACCTTCCAGCTCCTCCACTGCCACCTCCACCACCGCCGCCGCAGCCTCCATTCCAACAAGGCCTTCCAGCAGCTCCATCCCCTCCTGCAATTCAGCAAGCTCCTACAGCTGTTCCTTCGGTAGTTCAGCGGGGCCCTCCTTTGTATCACCATAGTCCTCTCCCCCATCCGCCTGCAGTTCAGCAAGGTCCACCCCCTCAAATTCCACCATCTGGACTGGTCAATGCAGGTCCAACTTACTTACATCCATCCCAATATTCTTCACATATAGGAACCACGAATGTGCATCAGATGCCTCCCCCTTCACTTGCTCATCCTACTGGTCCTCCTGTTGCTGGCTCTTCTCACCCGGAAATGTTACAGGGCCCACCGCCTCCTAGAGTGCTACCTCCCCCTCCTTCACAAGGACTAACCTTCCACAGAATGCCAGGTTATCCGCCGCCGGCTGGTGTTATGCCGGGCATTCAACATATGCCCCCACCTGCACCTCCCCCACCCACTTCTAGTTTTTTCTCTCCAGCTCCATTTGGATCTATTGTACATCCAACGCATCGAGATTCTCATATACCTTCTGTGGCTCCCCCACCACCGCCACTGCTACCTCCACCTCTCCCTCCACCTCCACCACCACCCTCTTCTCCGCCACCACTTCCGCCTTCTCCACCACCCTCAACCTCTCCCCCAGTTTCCTCAAGAACAACAACTTCAACTTCTGTTCTTTCTGCTTCTGAGTTCCCTGATTCTGGTCCTAGTTCCAACAAATTTTGTGTCTCCGAGGTGGTGGTTTCCAAGTCTATGGCTGATGACCATCTGAACTGTGGTGGTGGACCTAGCCATGTGGGGGGTACTGCAGTGGAAGATGGTCTATCATCCAGGAACAGTATGGTATTGGACCTTCCTCCACCTCCTCCAAAGCCAGCGGAGGGACAAATTGTTCAAAAGATGGAAGTTTTATGTGAGTTTATAGCCAAGCATGGTCCTGGTTTTGAAGATATGGCTTGTGAAAAGGAGTCTGGGAATCCAgagtttaaatttttgtttggtGGTGAGCCAGGAAGTGAAGCTGCAATTGCACATGAATATTTTTTGTGGATGAAAAGGAAATGCAATTTGGAATGCAAATGTCCTGAAGGGCAGGATCATAGTAATTCACTTTCAATTCCTTATTATGAGTTTTCAATGCAAGCCAGTAGGATGATGGATGCAGGTGTATCCCATTCGCCAGCTGATTCTGACATGGACATGGAAG ATGACATCATCCATCCTGACAAAAACCAGGGGGTTTATGACTCATTCGAGGATCAAAATCATGAATCTGTTTTTATCCATGACAATAATGATGTAAAAGAGCCATTGCATGCATATCAGACTCCAGCAGAATGCCGTCCAACCAAGGATGTGTTATGTGGTAAAGTATCATACTCTGGTTCTGGAGGATTGGAAGAACATGGCAAAG AGCCAGAAAATTTTACGGATCAGGATTACATGACCACTGGAATGTCATTTTCCAGTGTAGATGGTGTAGTTGTGAATTCCGTTCAAGCTGCTGAATGCCCCTTAGACAGCTACGTCGGGAAATCTGCTACTCCTATCCTTGATGATTTAAGTCCATCTAATGGTGCAACTGCTGCTGCAGGTGTCAAGTCTGAAACATTTAACAGTCCACCTATCAAAGGAGGCAGCCCATTTAGACTTTTACAGGATTATGCTTCTGATGACAGTTCAGACAATGACGATGGCCCTTGTCTTGAAGACGTAAGCTCTCAAATAGTTTCACCGTCAGTAGCTACAAATGGTGCTGCAAGTTTACAGAAAGATTTGGGGTGTAAAATTGAAACAGGTTCTGGATCCAAGAGTTCTACTGGGACTGAAAGGGGGCTTGAGCTGTTCCCTGACTCTGTTGTGGCAACTTCCCATACCATGTCGTTTGAAGCTCTGAAAAATTCTCCAGAATCACAAAGCAATGTTGAGGAAAATGTTATTCCATCTACTGAAAGTGAAAAAGCTAATGAAAATGATAACTGCAAAAATCAAGAACCTGTTGTTGGTGCTTATCATGAGGCTCATCAGAAAAAGGATGCCTTGGGAGGTGATCTTGATGTTGCTGCTGAGAGTCTTAAGTCTGAAGAGGAAGACATTAAGGGCGCCTCAAGTTTGTTGAAAGTTGATGAGTTTGGGAGATTGGTCAAAGAAGGTGCTAATGACAGTGATTCTGATGATTCACGGTATATTAGTAAGCATGGTAAAAGAGGCCGAAGTTGGAGCCGGAGCCGGAGCCGGAGCCGGAGCCGGAGCCGGAGCCGGAGCCGGAGCAGATCTCCTCAAgataggaggaggaggaggaggaggagtcCATGGCGAAGAAAGGATAAGCGAAGTCGATCTCCCAG CTGGTCTCCCAAGAAACGAAGAAGCAGGAGCAGATCACCTGTTTTTCGGGGCGGTGGTGAGTTAGGTAGTGACAAAACAAGATGGAACAAAGGACAGGTTCCAGGCTGTTTTGATTTCTTACGAGGCAGGTGCTACCGTGGTGATTCATGTCGGTTTCTGCaccagcatgattttgacaggaATGATGGATTGAGGCGATTTAGAAGCAAAGAGCAGCATCTGGAAGTCCCTTCTGGTTCAAAGAATTCTGGTTTCCATAGAGATTCTAACAAAGGATCTTTCCAAGAGCATGATGAAGTTAAGAGCGAAGAGATGCAATGCCTTAAAGAAATGCCTGGTAGTAGCTGGGTTTCACCAAAAGATGGGATTGTTGATGATAAAAGAGAGGAGTCATTTGATTTAGATCAAAATGGTCGATTATTAGGTGCTGATGTTGGTAAATCTGACAATTCTAGAGAGGCTGCTGCCGAAGTGCCGGGAACAGAAGAATTTCAGGATGAGCCTGAGAAATCTGTTGGTCACCTCCCTCGTATGGAGGAGAATCACCAGGAACCAATGGACATCCTGCAGTCACTTGTAGTTGAGGGCTCGCAATGTGTAACTGATGCTGATACCATGAAATCTCCTGGTGATACTGCTCAACACATAATTTCTTCTGTTAACAGTACTGCAGCTCATCAAGCTCAAGCCAATCTCTCTGCTCAGTTGCTTCAGAATGCTGATAATCAACCACAGCAAATGGAGGTTTCTTCTATTTCAGATTTTTTACCCAATCAAACATCAAGAGGTTTCCCAAATCAGTTTCCAACCAGTGAACCTTTTCCGA GTTTTTCATATCGTCATTCCCAACAGCTCCCTCCTCCCCCGCCTCTCCCTCCCCCACCTCCTCTCCCTCCCCAGCTTTCACAAAGTGTTGCTGCCTCACATGGGCCTCAGCCAGCAAGACATTATAGCATGATGCCATCGACTGTGAGCTTCCCATTTCCATCTGTTCCTGGGAAAAATCTTCATTCATCTTGGACTTCCCTGCCGCCGCCGCCGCCACCACCACTACCGCTGCCACAACGACCACCATATGCTAATGATCTAACTGTAAATGCAGCAGCTGCCATGCCTGTTGCTCCTTTACAGTTTCAGCAGAATCACCTACCTCCAAGGAATGAATTTGTTTCCCAGAATTTTGGGAGGCCTTATTCAACTGAACTGCCCATTCACTCTCAGGTTGCTGAGCTGGCTCATCGAGCATATCCCTCAATGCAGGAGCCTCATCGACTTCCTTTGCATGTGGAGGATGTCAATGCAAAGCATATACCACATAGTAACCCATTGAGTCTACCATTTGTTGGTCCAAGTCATATGATAGATGATCAATTTTCGCAATATCCTGTACAAGGTTTAATTCCTTCAAGTTCTTTTGCTGGGAGCAGTTTGCAATCTCAAACCGTGCCTTTTTCAAAGGAATCACCTGGAAAGAAAATGCAATCTTTTCCTGGTGAAAATTTGCCTCCAGGTGAACTTTTTAAGTCAGCTGCTGAGCGCCATTCTTATTCGCAGCAGCAACAATCACCTTTTGGTCTGCACCCTGCTGCTGATAGTGTTTCTGTACATGTTGGTGTGGCCTCAAGATATCGATCAGATCTGGAAAAAAATCAGCTATCTCAGATACCTGATTTTGGGGGATCAAGATTTTCTGCTCACTATAATCCTTATGCATCAACTTTTGAGCAGCCATTGGACTCAAAATTCAGTTCTAATGCTTTTAAGCAAGAAAAGGACCCACTTTACAGTAATAAATTCGACAGCCACAATGTTCATCTTGATGGCCGAGGTGTTGGCAGTTTCATATCAAGACAGATGACTTCACCACCAACTTCTGCTAGGGTCAGTGGGCAGGTCCTGCCAAGATCAGGAGGTGATCAGTATGATCCACTTTTTGATAGCATTGAGCCATCTTCAAATGCACTAAGGAAATTTGACCATGCTCAAAAGCGGGAGTCTACGAATGAATCGGATGTCATGTTAAGGTTTAGTGACTCCCATAAGCCATTGGATGTGGAAGAGGACAATGAGCAGGAGGTTGGAGCTGTTGCAGGCACAGTGTCTCCTGAAAATGATGAATATGGTGAGACAGCAGATGCAGAGGTGGGTGCTGTGGAGAATGGAAGCCCAAGCAATCCAATTGATTTGGCTAACACGGCAGCTGGAGAGATTGAGATTGATCAGATTAAGTCTCCAGGGAAGAGCAAGAAAAGCAAGGATTCAAGATCAATGAAGCTTTTTAAAGTTGCCCTTGCGAATTTTGTGAAGGAAGTTCTGAAACCGTCATGGCGACAGGGTAATATGAGCAAGGAAGCATTTAAGACCATTGTCAAGAAGACTGTTGATAAGGTGTCTGGAGCTATGAAGAACCACCAGATACCCAAATCTCAGGCAAAGATAAATCACTACATTGATTCATCACAACGGAAACTTACTAAACTTGTTATGGTAAGATCTTTTTTTCCTTGTCTTTCTGTTTTTGGGTGGGAATGTAGGATTGGAATTTTCGAAGAAAAATCTCATTGA